One stretch of Scyliorhinus canicula chromosome 7, sScyCan1.1, whole genome shotgun sequence DNA includes these proteins:
- the LOC119969509 gene encoding P2Y purinoceptor 1-like, producing the protein MWEVTTDFKGINQTAACEVNKAFKRSFLPLVYMFAFVVGFSSNCSVLLSLCLKRRKWASLDMFFFNLALADLLYVSTLPFLVVYYGSQRQWVFGKVFCRITRLVFHLNLSGSIGFLTCISVQRYLGIVHPMRMMGKWNRRDSVLVSALVWGLVLTQTSLELHFTKTNANATTCHDTAVDEELEDYLLYTQVTSVTAFLIPLLAILTCYCQIAVVLTRNKNLDISLKERSRNLAIVVMVLFSVCFTPYHVLRYLNIKARYLLISKGICTRSNTLYLSYQVSRGLATFNSCIDPLVYLVARDNMITKIKALKEKLHLCVTLTQASHPKIPQRILITDTMTNHNETTV; encoded by the coding sequence ATGTGGGAAGTAACAACGGATTTTAAAGGGATTAACCAAACGGCAGCATGTGAAGTCAACAAGGCGTTTAAGCGTTCGTTCCTCCCGCTGGTGTACATGTTTGCGTTTGTGGTGGGCTTCTCCTCGAATTGCTCGGTGTTGCTCTCTCTGTGTTTGAAACGCAGGAAATGGGCCAGCTTGGACATGTTCTTCTTTAACCTGGCCTTGGCTGACCTCCTGTATGTCAGCACTTTGCCCTTCCTGGTGGTGTACTACGGCAGTCAGCGCCAGTGGGTTTTTGGCAAAGTGTTTTGCAGAATAACCAGGCTGGTCTTCCACCTCAACCTATCCGGCAGCATCGGATTCCTCACTTGCATCAGCGTGCAGCGGTACCTGGGCATCGTGCACCCCATGAGGATGATGGGCAAATGGAATCGCCGCGACTCGGTGCTGGTCAGTGCCCTGGTCTGGGGGCTGGTTCTAACCCAAACCTCACTGGAGTTGCATTTCACCAAGACGAACGCCAATGCCACAACGTGCCACGACACTGCAGTGGACGAGGAATTAGAAGATTACCTGCTGTACACCCAGGTTACTTCCGTGACTGCCTTTCTAATCCCTCTGCTCGCCATTTTGACATGTTACTGTCAAATCGCTGTCGTCCTCACCAGAAATAAAAACCTGGACATTAGTCTGAAGGAACGATCCAGGAACCTTGCAATCGTTGTGATGGTTTTGTTTTCCGTTTGCTTCACGCCTTACCATGTTTTGCGATATCTTAACATAAAAGCGAGATATTTGCTCATCTCGAAAGGGATCTGTACACGAAGCAATACCCTTTACCTGTCCTACCAGGTTTCGAGGGGGCTGGCTACTTTCAACAGCTGCATTGACCCACTTGTTTATCTTGTAGCCAGGGATAACATGATAACTAAAATTAAAGCACTCAAAGAAAAGCTCCATCTATGTGTCACTCTGACCCAAGCCAGTCATCCTAAAATTCCTCAAAGGATTTTGATCACAGACACAATGACAAATCACAACGAGACAACTGTGTAA